The Dermacentor silvarum isolate Dsil-2018 chromosome 3, BIME_Dsil_1.4, whole genome shotgun sequence region GTGCAGCATGGCCAAGTGTTAATTATTGTACTATAGCTCCATGGTTAGTGTGTCCAGCTCCCAACTGCATCAGAATGACAAGGCTCAGCAAATTTGTAGGAATTTATGGCACAGAAAAAGCAGCTGTACAAAACATGCGCACAATGAGAGGGTTGTGTTGTCCTCGTGCAGCTTGTGTCCACATTTTGTATGCCTACCTTTTCCATGGCATGAATTCCAATCTCAAGTTGCCGCAGGGGCACGACTTTGGTTTCCAGTGGCACTGGCGGTCATGCTCTATTTTCCTTCATGTGGTGACAGTCGCACTGAGAATGAATAGGTGGCCTGGCAGTAATGGGATAGCAACATGACCAGAAGGATTCAGCAAACCCAGTATAGTGCTTTCAGCTGCGGTTGCAGATAGAAATAATGCAAAAGGAAGCGAGAGACAAACTGAGCATTTCACACTCTGTTAGAGGACTTCCTCGTGTGGGTGGCACTGTTTGCACTAGGTATATTACATTTAATGTCTCCTACATGTGCATCGTCGTAAATGCGCAATCAGTATGTGCATGCAGCAGCCTTTTTGAAGTTACAGAATACACATCAGGCTGTTGCCTGCTTCACACTCCAAGAACAAATTTACTGCCACTGCTGGATGTGTTTGCTTAGGCGCTGGTGACTCCATATGACAACTGCAGGTTGCCCGTACAATACAAGCCTTTGTTAGTGTAAGTGTTGAAAAGAGGCTTATATTAGCAAAGAGGAAGAATGCCTGTATGGAAACAAGACTCATTGAGTTTCACTTTTATTTGCCAGTACTTTTTTCTCTGGTGGAATTCTCAAACGGTGCTTGCATTCATTTTCAGCCCTAAACAGCGACTGTAAAGACTAGCAAATCGGGCAGTCGGCATACTGCAAATCACTGATAAAAACACGTCCTGGCACCGTCGGTACCTGTTTCTGTAAGGCCACACATCACCGTGAAAGACACAATTTGTGCGCGAGGGCTTCAGTGTTTTAAAATATGATCAAATCTGCAGTCACATGCGTGAGGCAATAAAAGCGCACTCCTAATTCAAACGTCAGCTATTGCTGCTCGTCCCGACAACGTCGCAGAGTAATGACAGCGCGTTCGAATCGCTCTGCCCGACGAGCGCCTGGCAGGCGTAACAAAAGGCTAAAGAAACGTCCTGGACGCCAGCCTCATCGGACGTCCTGGCTTCCGCGTCTTCCACTCTCAGTCTCGAGACTTCACGCGTTCAGTTGCAGCGCGGCTACGGCCGAGCACGGCTCGACGTTCACGGTGTCGAGCGGCGACCCACACAGACGACAACACGACGTCGAACTCGAAGCTGTTGCTGCAGCTCGCACGCGAGGTCGGGACCCGATCTTGTCCCCCGTGCGCCACACCGTGGACACCGTCGCGGGAAAGTTTTCTTGCAGGCCGTTCACGAACTCTCCCGTAAGCCGGGCCACGCTAGCGCGTGCCTCGCGTCCCGTGCTCGGCGTAGTCTGCACGCGAAAGCGGACGTTGCGATGCACGTTGAAGAGCGCGATTTCCTTGCTGCTGAATTCGCGCATCGGGCGCAGCAGAAGCACCTGAGGGTCGCGATCGTCGAGAAAACCGGCCTCCTCCCTCAACTGCGCTCCCCGACCCAGAGCGATAGTTGAGAGCAGAGTGGCGGCCAGCAACGTGCCCGTTTCGGCGGTGAACACTTTGACGAATCCGTTGTCTCTGGCCAGCCTcagaagcagacgacgcacgcaCAACCTGTAGAACGACTCGCGGTCAGTCAACGATTTGAACGATTGGTACGCTGTCGTGAAGGCAGCCCGCGATCCTTCGCCGTCTGTCACTTCCGTGCAACGGCTCGACGGATCTAGATTCAAGCGTTCCGCAGAGAACAGAGAGTCAAGACGACAGGTGTAGTAGGGGAAGCCGGACTCCCTCATTAAATCGATGACCTCCTGGAATGAAACTTCGTCGCTTTGTGTTCCCAACGCCGACGAATCGTCGATGTAGACGAGGCTCGGTTCGAAGAGGAGTTTCTTGTGCGCGTCTTCCGAGAAACCGTCTCGGAGGAGCTGTAGCATGGCGGCCGACGAAGGTCCGCCGGAAAAACCAACCAGTACCTTTTCGCCAGGCTTCAACAATTTGGATTTGCCGAGAGTAGAGCGAAACTTGTGAGTACAGTTCGCGATGAAGCACGTTTTGCAGTACGGATCCTTCTTGCGAAGTAATAGGTGAGCAGTCTCTCCGCACGTCTTGCATGTGCTGCTGCTCACAGCAATCTCCGCGACGCCATTCGGTGCTAGCTCAGACTCGTTGAGCTCTTCACAATCGCAGGAATTGGAGCACATTTTGTCTGTTTACAACCAGCAAGTATGTgctaaacaaatgcttactaaaAACACTGCACCTTATACAACACGCCTGCTACGCATGCTACCATTGCCATAGACTCAGCTTGACTTGGCTAGCGTGGGCTATCTGTTGACCCCTCTTTCGCCTTATTATTATAATAATGGCCAATGAAGCATTGTAATGGCATGAACACGTTTTAACTTGTCATTTATTAATAGTACTTGTAAAAATTTTTGCACACACTTGCCGTGGCTTTTGTGTTCTGACAACTTATAGTTTATGAAGCCACTTAGTGAGTCAAAACGAAGCCAGAAGTAGCTTTAGCCTCACACTCTTCACGTTCGGAAACAAGCACACGTGCATTTGCTTCTCGCCACAGCCGTAAAACATCGCATTCACTTTTGCCTGTTCTTACTCAAGTAAAAAGTCGCGAGTACCTCCCTAAATGTTTGCGCAAATCTCGGAGCTATGCGCTTGGACGAGCAGGTGGAAAACAGACGGTTTCTTCTCTTGTACGCTTCGCAAACAGGACAGGCCGAGGCGATAGCTCGTCGACTGAACGCCGCCGCCCTCGAACGAGGATTTCTGCCCGATCTGCACTGCGTGAGTGCTTTTGGCCGTGAGTTTGACCTGGTCAAAGAAAAATGCTTCGTTGTCGTCACGTCAACTACGGACGAAGGGCTAGTGCCTGAAAACGCTCGTCGTTTCCTCCGCTACTTACGCAAGGCGGCGAACTCGGACAGCCTCCTGAGCGGGTCCAAGTACGCCGTTCTCGGGTTGGGCGACACCAACTACAACAACTTTTGCAACGGCGCCAGGACTCTAGAAAGTCAGTTTGACGCTTTGGGCGCTGCGAAGTTCTACGAGACCGGTTACGCCGACGACGCGGTGGGTTTGGAAATCGTTGTCGAACCTTGGATCGAGGGGCTGTGGACGGCATTGCGTTGTACCCTGTATTCTGCCCCAACCAACACAACGCCGAGTCGAGAGGACCGTTTGGTGCAAAGAAGTATGGAAGAAAGAAGCCTAACGAGCTGTAGCCTATCGGCTTCTGCGGAGCTCACGCTCCCGCTCATGAAAGATCCTCTGGTGTGCGTGCAACTTGACGTATCTGGCGCCGACGAGAATGTTTCGGACGGGGACGTCTGGCAAGGAGGTCAGCCGCTGCCTTTCCAAGAATCGAAAATCTTGTACGTCGCTCTCACGTCGGCGAAACGTCTGACCTTTTCGGACGAGGTCAAAGAAGCCTGGGAACTTGAATTTCAGCTACCCACAGCGAGTGTCGAACCAAAAATCTGCATTAAACCGGGCGACTCGTTCGGCTTTCTCTGCGTCAATCGCCCAGCCGAAGTGAGCTACGTCATTGATAGGCTAGGCATTCGCGGTAGTCACGTGGTTGCCGTGACGCATGCGCAGAAGGCACGCAACATGGAACACCTGCCTAAagcgccgctcaccgtggaaaAGCTGCTTACTACCATCTGCGACATTAGGGGTATTCCAAAGAAGATATTCTTGAGGACACTTGCAGAGTTTGCTTCTGAAGCGAGTGAAAAAAGGCGCCTGCTGGAGCTTAGTAGTAGAGAAGGCAGTAAGGACTACGTACGTTTCATCCTCGAAGCAAGAAACACTTTCCTTGATGTACTCAAGGCTTTTTCAAGCTGCAAGCCTCCTCTGGCTGCCTTGTTGGAACACTTGCCCAGGCTACTTCCTCGCTACTATTCAGTCTGCAACTGGCCGCCTCAGGACAACAGTGTTCCATGTCAGTTCAGGATACTCTACAAACGATGTCCAATACCCGGACGTGATGAAGAGGGTCTGTGCACTGGCTGGCTAACAGACCTTGCCAAGCAATGGCGTGCACAGCACGACATTGTGTCCGGCATGAAATCTTTATCGCTGAGTGAAAATGCTTGCAGCAGAGTGCCAGTTTATCTTAGGAAAAACACGACATTTTGCTTTCCCGAATCATTGAACATACCTGTTGTTATGATTGGACCGGGCTCGGGTGTAGCCCCGTTTCTTTCATACCTGCAGTGGCGGAGAGAAGTCATGGCTCAGAGTGATAGAGGTGATGTATCCGAGACATGGCTGTTTACGGGTTGCCGGCACCGCTGCTTAGATTTTCTGTATGAAAATGAGCTCTGTGGACTGGTAAAG contains the following coding sequences:
- the LOC119446401 gene encoding LOW QUALITY PROTEIN: cytoplasmic tRNA 2-thiolation protein 2-like (The sequence of the model RefSeq protein was modified relative to this genomic sequence to represent the inferred CDS: deleted 1 base in 1 codon) gives rise to the protein MCSNSCDCEELNESELAPNGVAEIAVSSSTCKTCGETAHLLLRKKDPYCKTCFIANCTHKFRSTLGKSKLLKPGEKVLVGFSGGPSSAAMLQLLRDGFSEDAHKKLLFEPSLVYIDDSSALGTQSDEVSFQEVIDLMRESGFPYYTCRLDSLFSAERLNLDPSSRCTEVTDGEGSRAAFTTAYQSFKSLTDRESFYRLCVRRLLLRLARDNGFVKVFTAETGTLLAATLLSTIALGRGAQLREEAGFLDDRDPQVLLLRPMREFSSKEIALFNVHRNVRFRVQTTPSTGREARASVARLTGEFVNGLQENFPATVSTVWRTGDKIGSRPRVRAAATASSSTSCCRLCGSPLDTVNVEPCSAVAALQLTREVSRLRVEDAEARTSDEAGVQDVSLAFCYACQALVGQSDSNALSLLCDVVGTSSNS
- the LOC119446402 gene encoding methionine synthase reductase translates to MRLDEQVENRRFLLLYASQTGQAEAIARRLNAAALERGFLPDLHCVSAFGREFDLVKEKCFVVVTSTTDEGLVPENARRFLRYLRKAANSDSLLSGSKYAVLGLGDTNYNNFCNGARTLESQFDALGAAKFYETGYADDAVGLEIVVEPWIEGLWTALRCTLYSAPTNTTPSREDRLVQRSMEERSLTSCSLSASAELTLPLMKDPLVCVQLDVSGADENVSDGDVWQGGQPLPFQESKILYVALTSAKRLTFSDEVKEAWELEFQLPTASVEPKICIKPGDSFGFLCVNRPAEVSYVIDRLGIRGSHVVAVTHAQKARNMEHLPKAPLTVEKLLTTICDIRGIPKKIFLRTLAEFASEASEKRRLLELSSREGSKDYVRFILEARNTFLDVLKAFSSCKPPLAALLEHLPRLLPRYYSVCNWPPQDNSVPCQFRILYKRCPIPGRDEEGLCTGWLTDLAKQWRAQHDIVSGMKSLSLSENACSRVPVYLRKNTTFCFPESLNIPVVMIGPGSGVAPFLSYLQWRREVMAQSDRGDVSETWLFTGCRHRCLDFLYENELCGLVKQGALSKLVVSFSRDADSGDATTESDMRLKGVEGSAGHELKEKDVGCSNWIRGGKYVQDSMRLWHTDLARLISVANSCVYVCGDAVSMATSVRDTLVDILVDEGIVASKEDGLAFVKELQRQGRYLEDIWTA